In Streptomyces sp. NBC_01717, one DNA window encodes the following:
- a CDS encoding nucleoside/nucleotide kinase family protein, with protein MQTSDVGELSARARRLAVPGRRRILGIAGPPGAGKSTLAERLVDGLGGRAVLVPMDGFHLAQAELDRLGRAGRKGAPDTFDAAGYAALLRRLRTPGDQGPVYAPAFDRALEEPIAGAVPVPPDIPLVVTEGNYLLHDDGPWAPVRRLLDEVWFLDLEPDVRVRRLVDRHVRFGKPRPHAERWVAESDETNARLVDRGRDRADLVVRLRPAV; from the coding sequence ATGCAGACGAGTGACGTCGGTGAACTGTCGGCCCGCGCCCGCCGGCTCGCCGTCCCCGGCCGCCGCCGCATCCTCGGCATCGCGGGGCCGCCCGGCGCCGGGAAGTCCACGCTCGCCGAGCGGCTGGTCGACGGGCTCGGCGGGCGCGCCGTCCTCGTCCCGATGGACGGCTTCCATCTCGCGCAGGCCGAACTGGACCGCCTCGGCCGCGCCGGCCGCAAGGGCGCCCCCGACACCTTCGACGCGGCCGGATACGCCGCCCTGCTCCGACGCCTGCGCACACCCGGGGATCAGGGGCCCGTCTACGCCCCCGCCTTCGACCGCGCCCTGGAGGAGCCGATCGCCGGGGCCGTTCCCGTACCCCCGGACATCCCGCTCGTCGTCACCGAAGGCAACTACCTCCTCCATGACGACGGGCCGTGGGCTCCGGTGCGCCGGCTGCTCGACGAGGTCTGGTTCCTGGATCTCGAACCGGACGTCAGGGTCCGCCGACTCGTCGACCGCCATGTGCGGTTCGGCAAGCCCCGGCCGCACGCCGAGCGCTGGGTCGCGGAGTCGGACGAGACCAATGCCCGGCTAGTCGACCGTGGCCGGGACCGCGCCGACCTCGTCGTACGACTGCGACCCGCCGTCTGA
- a CDS encoding VOC family protein — MSHIALVTLVVRDYDEAISFYTDALGFELLEDTDRGDGSRWVVVRPRGAAEGTGLVLARAKDDEQRSRVGAQTGGRVGFFLHTEDFAGDHARMQAAGVRFLEEPRHEPYGSVAVFEDLYGNRWDLLQPA, encoded by the coding sequence ATGTCACACATCGCCCTGGTCACCCTGGTCGTCCGCGACTACGACGAGGCCATCTCCTTCTACACGGACGCGCTCGGCTTCGAGCTCCTGGAGGACACCGACCGCGGGGACGGCTCCCGCTGGGTCGTCGTCCGGCCGCGCGGCGCGGCAGAGGGAACGGGGCTCGTGCTGGCCCGCGCGAAGGACGACGAGCAGCGGAGCCGCGTCGGCGCACAGACCGGCGGCCGGGTCGGCTTCTTCCTGCACACCGAGGACTTCGCGGGCGACCATGCGCGGATGCAGGCAGCCGGAGTGCGCTTCCTGGAGGAGCCGCGCCACGAACCCTACGGCTCGGTCGCGGTCTTCGAGGACCTGTACGGCAACCGCTGGGACCTGCTGCAGCCCGCGTGA
- a CDS encoding winged helix-turn-helix transcriptional regulator: MKWLEMSTENCTVQRTLDVVGEKWTLLILRDAFNGVRRFDDFRRHVGLSEAVLAGRLRKLVAAGVLQTVPYQEQGSRTRQEYRLTRKGRDLWPVLVALRQWGETYVGDAEGPVLDMRHSDCGAPVQVVVECSGEHAALTPAEVTVLPGPAARPHG; the protein is encoded by the coding sequence ATGAAGTGGCTGGAGATGAGCACGGAGAACTGCACGGTCCAGCGCACCCTCGACGTGGTCGGCGAGAAGTGGACGCTGCTGATCCTGCGTGACGCCTTCAACGGGGTGCGCCGCTTCGACGACTTCCGCCGGCATGTGGGGCTCTCGGAGGCGGTCCTGGCCGGCCGGCTCCGCAAGCTGGTCGCGGCCGGGGTCCTGCAGACCGTCCCGTATCAGGAGCAGGGCAGCCGGACCCGGCAGGAATATCGCCTGACCCGCAAGGGCCGGGATCTGTGGCCCGTTCTCGTGGCGCTCAGGCAGTGGGGCGAGACCTACGTCGGCGATGCCGAGGGGCCGGTCCTGGACATGCGGCACAGCGATTGCGGCGCCCCGGTGCAGGTCGTGGTCGAGTGCTCCGGTGAGCACGCCGCACTCACCCCGGCCGAGGTCACGGTCCTGCCCGGGCCTGCGGCCAGGCCTCACGGCTGA
- a CDS encoding PaaI family thioesterase, whose amino-acid sequence MGRSRTYEWEDPAVSAAAVGQTTGLEFLREIATGRLPGPPIAATLDITLDEAEHGRVVFSLVPGEEHYNPIGSVHGGVYATLLDSAAGCAVQSTLPSGMGYTSLDLTVKFLRPVTVDTGRIRAVGTVTSSGRRTALAEARLLDEKDRLLAHATSTCMLFPLPSS is encoded by the coding sequence ATGGGACGGTCACGTACATACGAATGGGAAGATCCGGCGGTCTCGGCGGCCGCCGTCGGACAGACCACGGGTCTGGAGTTCCTGCGCGAGATCGCCACCGGACGGCTGCCCGGCCCTCCGATCGCCGCCACCCTGGACATCACTCTCGACGAAGCCGAGCACGGGCGTGTGGTGTTCTCGCTGGTCCCGGGCGAGGAGCACTACAACCCCATCGGCAGCGTGCACGGCGGGGTCTACGCCACACTGCTCGACTCGGCCGCCGGTTGCGCGGTCCAGTCCACCCTGCCGTCGGGCATGGGGTACACGTCGCTCGACCTGACCGTGAAGTTCCTGCGCCCCGTCACCGTCGACACCGGCAGGATCCGCGCCGTCGGCACGGTCACCAGCAGCGGCCGCCGCACCGCCCTCGCCGAAGCCCGGCTCCTCGACGAGAAGGACCGCCTGCTCGCTCACGCCACCAGTACGTGCATGCTGTTTCCGCTGCCGTCGTCCTGA
- a CDS encoding LysR family transcriptional regulator — protein sequence MIDARRLRILRAVADHRTVTAAAAALYLTPSAVSQQLAALEQETGHRLVDRSARGVRLTAAGEILLTHTNAVLAQLERAEAELAAYSAGDAGTVTVAAFATGIGLVLAPAIAELTLTAPGIRVRVQDAEGDASVPMVLDRQVDVAVAVEYRGAPDEDDRRLTRVPLYSEPFDAVLPVGHRLAGQDQVTIADLEKDPWIGQYPGNPCHDVVVLACEFAGFQPRLEHSSDDFRAVVALAGAGAGVALVPRWALRGMDLAGVVVRPVEGSAPTRRVFAAVRHGAEGHPLIRPVLDALRGAAVRLPAG from the coding sequence ATGATCGATGCACGGCGGCTGCGTATTCTCCGTGCGGTGGCCGACCACCGCACCGTGACCGCGGCAGCCGCCGCGCTGTATCTGACCCCTTCCGCCGTCTCCCAGCAACTCGCCGCGCTGGAACAGGAGACCGGCCACCGGCTGGTCGACCGCAGCGCCCGGGGCGTCCGGCTCACCGCCGCCGGCGAGATCCTGCTGACCCACACCAACGCGGTCCTCGCCCAACTGGAACGGGCGGAGGCCGAGCTAGCCGCGTACAGCGCGGGGGACGCCGGTACGGTCACGGTCGCCGCGTTCGCCACGGGCATCGGCCTGGTGCTCGCCCCCGCGATCGCCGAGCTGACGCTGACCGCCCCCGGCATCCGGGTCCGGGTCCAGGACGCGGAGGGCGACGCGAGCGTGCCGATGGTGCTCGACCGGCAGGTGGATGTGGCGGTCGCCGTCGAATACCGGGGCGCGCCCGACGAGGACGACCGGCGGCTGACCCGGGTACCGCTGTACTCGGAGCCGTTCGACGCGGTGCTGCCGGTGGGCCACCGGCTGGCCGGCCAGGACCAGGTGACGATCGCGGACCTGGAGAAGGACCCGTGGATCGGTCAGTATCCCGGCAACCCGTGCCACGACGTGGTGGTCCTGGCCTGCGAGTTCGCCGGCTTCCAGCCGAGACTCGAGCACTCCTCGGACGACTTCCGGGCGGTGGTGGCGCTGGCCGGGGCGGGGGCCGGAGTGGCACTGGTGCCGAGGTGGGCGCTGCGCGGCATGGACCTGGCGGGCGTGGTGGTGCGGCCGGTGGAGGGCAGCGCACCGACCCGACGGGTGTTCGCAGCGGTACGGCACGGGGCGGAGGGCCACCCACTGATCAGACCGGTGCTCGACGCTTTGCGGGGCGCGGCAGTGCGGTTGCCTGCGGGCTGA
- a CDS encoding glycine C-acetyltransferase produces the protein MFDSVRDDMRTTLDEIKAAGLHKPERVIGTPQSATVAVTAGGRPGEVLNFCANNYLGLADHPDVIAAAHEALDRWGYGMASVRFICGTQEVHKELEQRLSSFLGQEDTILYSSCFDANGGVFETVLGPEDAVISDALNHASIIDGIRLSKAKRFRYANRDMDDLEKQLKEASGARRRLIVTDGVFSMDGYVAPLREICDLADRYDAMVMVDDSHAVGFVGPGGRGTPELHDVMDRVDIITGTLGKALGGASGGYVAARAEIVALLRQRSRPYLFSNSLAPVIAAASLKVIDLLESAGDLRERLNANTALFRTRMTEEGFDILPGDHAIAPVMIGDAAKAGRMAELLLERGVYVIGFSYPVVPQGAARIRVQLSAAHSTDDVNRAVDAFVDARAALSE, from the coding sequence ATGTTCGACTCCGTACGCGACGACATGCGCACCACCCTCGACGAGATCAAGGCCGCCGGACTCCACAAGCCCGAGCGCGTGATCGGCACCCCGCAGTCCGCGACCGTCGCCGTCACCGCGGGTGGCCGCCCCGGTGAGGTGCTCAACTTCTGCGCCAACAACTACCTGGGCCTCGCCGACCACCCCGACGTGATCGCCGCCGCCCACGAGGCGCTGGACCGCTGGGGCTACGGGATGGCCTCGGTCCGCTTCATCTGCGGCACCCAGGAGGTTCACAAGGAGCTGGAGCAGCGGCTCTCGTCGTTCCTCGGCCAGGAGGACACGATCCTCTACTCCTCCTGCTTCGATGCCAACGGCGGTGTCTTCGAGACCGTCCTCGGCCCGGAGGACGCGGTCATCTCCGACGCCCTCAACCACGCCTCCATCATCGACGGCATCCGCCTCTCCAAGGCCAAGCGGTTCCGCTACGCCAACCGCGACATGGACGACCTGGAGAAGCAGCTCAAGGAGGCGTCCGGCGCCCGGCGCCGGCTCATCGTCACCGACGGCGTGTTCTCCATGGACGGCTACGTCGCCCCGCTGCGCGAGATCTGCGACCTGGCCGACCGGTACGACGCCATGGTCATGGTCGACGACTCGCACGCCGTCGGCTTCGTCGGCCCCGGCGGCCGCGGCACTCCCGAGCTGCACGACGTCATGGACCGTGTCGACATCATCACCGGCACCCTCGGCAAGGCGCTCGGCGGTGCGTCCGGCGGCTACGTCGCGGCCCGCGCCGAGATCGTCGCGCTGCTGCGCCAGCGGTCCCGCCCGTACCTCTTCTCCAACTCGCTCGCCCCGGTCATCGCGGCGGCCTCGCTGAAGGTCATCGACCTGCTGGAGTCCGCCGGTGACCTGCGCGAGCGGCTCAACGCCAACACCGCGCTCTTCCGTACCCGGATGACCGAGGAAGGCTTCGACATCCTGCCCGGCGACCACGCCATCGCCCCCGTCATGATCGGGGACGCGGCGAAGGCAGGCCGGATGGCGGAGCTGCTCCTGGAGCGCGGTGTGTACGTGATCGGGTTCTCGTACCCGGTGGTCCCGCAGGGCGCGGCACGCATCCGCGTGCAGCTGTCCGCCGCGCACTCCACGGACGATGTGAACCGTGCGGTGGACGCGTTCGTCGACGCGCGGGCCGCGCTGAGCGAGTAG
- the tdh gene encoding L-threonine 3-dehydrogenase produces MKALVKHKAEPGLWLMDVPEPEIGPSDVLIKVLRTGICGTDLHIRNYDGWAQQAVKTPLVLGHEFVGEVAAMGADVVDITVGDLVSGEGHLVCGKCRNCLAGRRHLCRSTLGLGVGRDGAFAEYVALPASNVWVHRVPVDLDIAAIFDPFGNAVHTALSFPLVGEDVLITGAGPIGIMAAAVAKHAGARNVVITDVSEARLDLARKVGVSLALNVGEQTIADGQQKLGLREGFDIGLEMSGRPEAMRDMIANMTHGGRIAMLGLPSEEFAVDWSRIVTSMITIKGIYGREMYETWYAMSVLLEGGLDLHPVITGRYGYRDFEAAFDDAASGRGGKVILDWTS; encoded by the coding sequence GTGAAGGCACTCGTGAAGCACAAGGCCGAGCCCGGGCTCTGGCTGATGGACGTTCCCGAGCCGGAGATCGGCCCCTCGGACGTGCTGATCAAGGTGCTCCGTACCGGTATCTGCGGGACCGACCTGCACATCCGCAACTACGACGGCTGGGCCCAGCAGGCCGTGAAGACGCCGCTCGTCCTCGGCCACGAGTTCGTCGGCGAGGTCGCCGCGATGGGCGCCGACGTCGTCGACATCACCGTCGGCGACCTGGTCAGCGGCGAAGGCCACCTGGTCTGCGGAAAGTGCCGCAACTGTCTGGCCGGACGCCGCCACCTGTGCCGCTCCACCCTGGGACTCGGCGTGGGCCGCGACGGGGCATTCGCCGAGTACGTCGCGCTGCCCGCCTCCAACGTGTGGGTGCACCGGGTCCCCGTCGACCTCGACATCGCCGCGATCTTCGACCCGTTCGGCAACGCCGTGCACACCGCGCTGTCGTTCCCGCTGGTCGGCGAGGACGTCCTGATCACCGGCGCCGGTCCCATCGGCATCATGGCCGCTGCCGTCGCCAAGCACGCGGGTGCCCGCAACGTCGTGATCACCGACGTCAGTGAGGCCCGGCTCGACCTGGCCCGGAAGGTCGGCGTCAGCCTCGCCCTCAACGTCGGCGAGCAGACGATCGCCGACGGTCAGCAGAAGCTCGGCCTGCGCGAGGGCTTCGACATCGGCCTGGAGATGTCCGGCCGCCCCGAGGCCATGCGCGACATGATCGCGAACATGACGCACGGCGGACGGATCGCCATGCTCGGACTGCCGTCCGAGGAGTTCGCCGTCGACTGGTCGCGCATCGTCACCTCGATGATCACGATCAAGGGGATCTACGGGCGCGAGATGTACGAGACCTGGTACGCCATGTCCGTACTGCTGGAGGGCGGCCTCGACCTCCACCCGGTGATCACCGGACGGTACGGCTACCGCGACTTCGAGGCGGCCTTCGACGACGCGGCGAGCGGACGCGGCGGCAAGGTCATCCTCGACTGGACCTCCTGA
- a CDS encoding GlxA family transcriptional regulator, with the protein MSASRLRRVAVLVLEGAKPLDVGIPAQVFTTRASMPYEVRLCGAAPGLVTGGDGLSYHVAHGLDALAWADIVFIPGYRFPDRDDPPQAVVDALIAAHDRGARLAAISTGAFALAATGLLDGKRATTHWHYSRALAAKHPLVQVDENVLFVDEGSVLTSAGAASGIDLCLHILRGDLGVAASNHAARRLVAAPYRSGGQAQYVPRSVPEPLGERFADTREWALHRLDEPLTLEVLARQAAVSPRTFSRRFVEETGYTPMQWVMRARVDMARELLERSQRSVEQIAADVGLGTGANLRLHFQRILGTTPSEYRRTFARGE; encoded by the coding sequence GTGTCAGCCTCCCGCCTGCGTCGCGTCGCCGTTCTTGTGCTCGAGGGTGCGAAGCCGCTCGATGTCGGGATCCCCGCGCAGGTGTTCACGACGCGCGCGAGCATGCCGTACGAGGTGCGGTTGTGCGGCGCGGCACCTGGTCTCGTGACCGGCGGCGACGGCCTTTCGTACCACGTCGCCCATGGCCTCGACGCACTTGCGTGGGCCGACATCGTCTTCATCCCCGGTTACCGGTTCCCGGACCGTGACGATCCGCCGCAGGCCGTCGTCGACGCGCTGATCGCTGCCCACGACCGGGGCGCGCGGCTCGCCGCCATCTCGACGGGCGCCTTCGCGCTCGCCGCCACGGGCCTGCTCGACGGCAAGCGTGCCACGACGCACTGGCACTACTCACGGGCGCTGGCGGCGAAGCATCCGCTCGTTCAGGTCGACGAGAACGTTCTGTTCGTCGACGAGGGCAGCGTGCTGACGTCGGCCGGCGCCGCCTCGGGCATCGACCTGTGCCTGCACATTCTGCGCGGCGACCTCGGGGTGGCCGCATCGAACCACGCGGCGCGGCGACTGGTCGCAGCCCCCTACCGCAGCGGCGGTCAGGCGCAGTATGTGCCGCGCAGCGTGCCCGAGCCGCTCGGTGAGCGGTTCGCCGACACCCGCGAGTGGGCGCTGCACCGGCTCGATGAGCCTCTCACTCTCGAGGTACTGGCGCGGCAGGCAGCGGTCTCGCCGCGTACGTTCTCGCGGCGCTTCGTGGAGGAGACCGGGTACACCCCGATGCAGTGGGTCATGCGAGCCCGCGTCGACATGGCCCGCGAGCTGCTCGAGCGTTCGCAGCGCAGCGTCGAGCAGATCGCCGCCGACGTCGGTCTCGGCACCGGTGCGAATCTGCGGCTGCACTTCCAGCGCATCCTCGGCACCACGCCGAGCGAGTACCGGCGCACCTTCGCCCGAGGCGAGTAG